One Nitrospirota bacterium genomic region harbors:
- the polX gene encoding DNA polymerase/3'-5' exonuclease PolX, with protein MKNQEVARIFNAIADILEIKGENPFRIRAYRRAAQNIEGLPKDVAEVSKEELTKIPGIGQDLAGKIEGYVKTGRMPFYEELQKEVPPGLVELLNVPSLGPKTAKLLYDRLKIKSIDELEDMAKQHRLKGLPGIQAKTEENILKGIEMIKRGKERQPIGRVLPLAQDILKKLKEKAPVKKLSLCGSLRRWKDTIKDIDILATSSDPKKVMHAFINLPHVKDVLMQGPTKSSIVTHEGLQVDVRVVEEESFGAALAYFTGSKAHNIRVREMAVKAGLKINEYGIFKEKTGKRIGGKDEADVYKAIGLPFIQPEMREDMGEIEAAMAGRLPELIDLKDVKGDLHVHSKWSDGSHSFEELVEAAKERGYEYLAITDHSKGLGIARGLSSEEILNEKKKIDALNKKLKGFSLLAGVEVDIRSDCKMDYPDEVLKELDIVVASIHSGFRQSKEQLTDRLVSAAKNPYVSVIAHPTGRLIGERDAYEVDMEEFLKMAKKTGTAIEINAYPLRLDLNDIYTKRAKEMGIPLVISTDAHIISQLDYMVYGVSIAKRGWLEKADVLNTLPYKKLLSWLRVKQRALSA; from the coding sequence ATGAAAAATCAGGAAGTAGCAAGAATTTTCAATGCCATTGCCGACATCCTCGAAATCAAAGGAGAAAATCCCTTCAGAATAAGGGCATACAGAAGGGCAGCACAAAATATCGAGGGCCTTCCAAAAGATGTGGCCGAGGTCTCCAAAGAAGAGCTCACAAAGATTCCAGGAATTGGCCAGGATCTGGCTGGAAAGATTGAAGGGTATGTAAAAACAGGACGCATGCCTTTTTATGAGGAACTTCAAAAAGAAGTTCCTCCTGGCCTTGTGGAGCTCCTTAACGTCCCGAGCCTTGGCCCGAAGACTGCCAAACTCCTCTATGACAGGCTCAAGATAAAAAGCATTGATGAGCTTGAGGATATGGCTAAGCAGCACAGGCTGAAGGGCCTTCCAGGGATTCAGGCCAAGACCGAAGAGAATATTCTCAAGGGTATAGAGATGATAAAACGGGGGAAGGAGAGACAGCCCATTGGAAGAGTTCTTCCCCTTGCTCAGGACATCCTAAAAAAACTGAAAGAGAAGGCACCTGTAAAAAAACTTTCACTCTGTGGAAGCCTGAGGCGGTGGAAGGATACGATTAAAGATATAGACATCCTTGCCACATCTTCAGACCCAAAGAAAGTAATGCATGCCTTTATAAATTTGCCCCATGTTAAAGACGTGTTAATGCAGGGTCCGACAAAGTCGAGCATAGTCACACACGAGGGACTACAGGTAGATGTGCGGGTTGTGGAGGAGGAGAGTTTTGGCGCAGCCCTCGCTTATTTTACTGGAAGCAAGGCACACAATATAAGGGTCAGAGAAATGGCTGTAAAAGCCGGGCTCAAGATAAATGAATACGGGATTTTCAAGGAGAAGACAGGCAAGAGAATCGGGGGGAAAGACGAGGCCGATGTCTATAAGGCCATTGGCCTTCCTTTTATACAGCCTGAGATGAGAGAGGACATGGGTGAGATTGAGGCAGCAATGGCTGGAAGGCTTCCCGAATTGATAGATCTTAAAGATGTAAAAGGAGACCTTCATGTCCATTCTAAATGGAGTGATGGGAGCCATAGTTTTGAAGAGCTCGTGGAGGCAGCAAAAGAGAGGGGCTATGAGTATCTGGCCATAACAGACCACTCAAAAGGCCTTGGCATCGCAAGGGGCCTTAGCAGTGAAGAAATCCTAAATGAAAAGAAAAAAATAGATGCCTTAAATAAAAAATTAAAGGGCTTTTCCCTTCTTGCCGGGGTTGAAGTTGATATAAGAAGCGACTGCAAAATGGATTATCCAGATGAAGTCTTAAAGGAACTCGACATTGTTGTCGCTTCCATACATTCAGGCTTCAGGCAGTCAAAGGAGCAGCTCACAGACAGGCTTGTCTCTGCTGCAAAAAACCCATATGTATCAGTCATTGCCCATCCAACCGGGAGGCTTATAGGCGAGAGGGACGCTTATGAAGTTGATATGGAAGAATTCTTAAAAATGGCGAAAAAAACCGGCACAGCAATAGAAATAAATGCCTATCCCCTGCGTCTCGACTTAAATGACATTTATACAAAAAGGGCAAAGGAAATGGGGATTCCCCTTGTTATAAGTACAGACGCTCACATAATCTCGCAGCTCGACTATATGGTTTATGGTGTAAGCATAGCAAAGAGGGGTTGGCTTGAGAAGGCCGATGTCCTTAAC